The window gcataatgatgtcataatcatcgACAAAGAAGATCTCGTAACTAATCAAGCGTAACagtcatattttatttctatgttttgttGTCAATTTATGTTcgcatgttttattttcgctCGACCAGGAAAGAAATCGACTCACAACGCCACCATGTGACAGAAACTCTTGCCAGTTGGACGtacatgtgatgtcatacacgtgattgtgatgtcatactccgttattttcagttttaaacttCCGAATTATAATTGCTGCCAAAACTACAGGGAGGAAATGGAAACTCTTTTGTCTCACGTCTCATTCAttgtatgatgacgtcatcgagtAGTGACGTCACTAAGAAACACAGAAATCATCTATTTATTCTCTATGCAGTTGCATGTTTGTtgaacattatgacgtaacaatgtttgGTATGACGTGTTGTGAAGCTTGCATTCCAGTATTTTCACATTAttcgaaatattttgtttaaattatttcgtCCCCAGAGATGTTCGTTTCACCCCGCCCACACGAGGAAACAATACGTACATAACCTGGTGGTGATAAGGACAATCttgtaaataatttgtataaaatatatgtccATCGTATTTTATTGCTTGgtacaaattttaacaaacttatatttttcatCAAATTACAAGATAgaggtgaaaatatttttgtttattttaatttatgacgTAGCTGGTCGGTCTTTGGTCTCATCCGTTTTAgaaaaaagattttgaaaCGTTTGAGATGCGAAATAAAAATGAAGTCGAAACATTTTGTGATTTTTGTAGAAGCGGCGTTTAATATTTGCCGGCAGTTTAAAGGGAAGTCGTTTTATGTGGAGTTTGTTTTAATCGAATATAATTAATTGATCAGTTAAGCTTTAAATAACTTGTTTGAATTTAgatttggtattttattttgaaatggCTTCTGAATTTTACCTTCGTTATTATGTGGGCCATAAGGGAAAGTTTGGGCACGAGTTTTTGGAGTTTGAATTTCGACCAGACGgtaagttgttgttgtttgtgttggaTGGAAATAATGGTGTCATTTCACAGGAAAGTTGCGATATGCAAATAATTCAAATTATAAGAACGACACGATGATTCGAAAGGAAGCTTACGTCCACAAAGCTGTGTTAGAGGAATTAAAACGTGTCATCGATGATTCCGAGATAATGAAAGAGGATGACACCTTGTGGCCAACACCAGATCGTGTTGGACGACAGGTTTGTTATGCATGAGTGGTAGTAATAATTCATAATTGATACGAAGaactatttaaacataaattgcttgtttgttttgagcgctttcttccaattaaatttaaatatgttttaaaccgtaagcgtgttttaccaatcgttttgtcgctatattttGTCTTGTCTTTTTACATATTTCTATATTCTTGCTGCTGTTCctacattttgttttcaatgttatcgtagaaacaaaagttttgataataataatatgtggagttttaacaatgaacattATTTAATAGGAATTGGAAATAGTTTTGGGCAAAGATCATATTTCATTCACAACGTCAAAGATTGGATCGCTCGTTGACGTTACAGATTGTAAAGATTCCGACGGACTGCGATGTTTTTATTATCTCGTGCAGGtagtaattttaattattcgatacaaacagtttgtaaatatttgtgtaCAGGATCTTAAATGTATGGTCTTCTCTCTCATTGGGCTGCATTTCAAGATCAAACCAATCTGaagattgaaataaatttggaGGAAACCTCAAAAACTGGAGACAAGCAATCTGAGACAATGATATCCAcgcttttatatttgtgtattcTGTGTCGTGTGAAATAAACCagaagtttataaatatcGTGGTAATGGAATACCAAGTAATTCTATGTATGTTAATATGTTGAAATAAGTTGTGTGCTATAAATATGATGTGCGTATGTATTGTATCAGGCAGTTCACATTAATACAAGGTTGGTGAAGCCAGAGTCGTacaaacaccgagtagtccaactgccgtctatgtgtgtccaaaatagagcaaaagtggtgactttgacaatgggtttaaacgaacttgttaagttttgtttgtgttctccttttgtgggaaggtgtaaaacagcttctatttaccttaccaaacattttatagaaaaaatgtataaatttagccgcattaaatgactaaaatgtcgcaaatcaaccgcttctaattctaatttttgactttttttgacacagaaaacaaacaacacatgttttttacattttcaacctttaaatttgtttttaggcacaagtttttctgtaatttaccgaaaaacatacattttccctatacctactgtgttattttggacccaaattgccgttcaatttgtgttttacgtaacaatgggttggactgctcggtatttctatggctctgggtGAAGCGTGGTGATAGTTGCGCGTAGTTTAAAATGAGTCGTGCGCAATCGTGTGTGTGCGCAGCTTTTAGCGACATCGCTTTTACGCATGTGtaatcataataataataatccaACCTTGCGTCTGtctgattttaataaaagcgTGGTCATAATATTTCGTCCAACCTTACACattgccttttttcttttaatattcgAGACTTCAAgttttgtgacgaaacaatcaATAGTGTCAGGGCAAGAAGAAGGTTTGGTCTCTCACCTGTCAACGCGAGAGAAAAAGGAAGAAGGCAAATATATTTAGGGGACGATGCGCGTTTGTAGTTGAAATTCGTCAGGGAATGTTTTATGAAGTATTAATAGAACAGACGATTAATTATTAAGGTTTCGTATTTGATTGAcgttaataaaataacttgtatTCCGTAGTTCGttattagtttaatatttatatttaagttgtttaaCATGGAGACGACTATGGGCGGGAAACAGAAAATGCCCAAGATTGCCAAAGTCAACAATAAAGCTCCGGCTCCAATCCAAATAACAGCTGAACAACTTTTAAGGGAAGCGAAAGAGCGTCAACTTGAAAATGTCCCGCCACCCCCCAAGCGTAAGATAACTGACCCACAGGAACTTGAGGAATATAAATTAAGGAAACGAAAGTTTTATGAAGATGCTTTGCGTAAAAATCGGGCGTCGATTCAAAACTGGATTCGATACGCCGCGTTTGAGGATAATATGAAAGAAATTCAACGAGCTCGCTCGGTGTATGAGCGTGGCATCGACGTTGCGCATAGGAACATCCCATTGTGGCTGAAATACGCAGAGATGGAAATGAGGAATCGACAAATTAATCACGCACGGAATATTTGGGATCGTGCGGTGACCATTCTTCCACGAGCGAACCAACTTTGGTACAAATACGTTTACATGGAAGAGATGCTTGGCAATGTGGCTGGGTGTCGACAGGTGTTCGAACGATGGATGGAATGGGAACCCGATGAGCAAGCATGGCAATCTTACATCAACTTCGAGTTAAGATATAAAGAAATTGAGCGTGCTCGACAAATATATGAAAGATTTGTTTACATTCATCCTGATGTTAAGAATTGGATCAAATACGGGAAGTTTGAGGAAAAGTTCGGGTACGTCGTGAAGTCGAGGTCGGTGTTTGAACGAGGGGTTGAGTTTTATGGGGATGACCACTTGGAGGCGACGTTGTTCGTCGGGTTCGCAAAGTTTGAAGAACGACAAAAAGAATACGAACGTGCTCgagttatttataaatatgcgATCGACAGAATTGATAAAGTTCTTGCTGAGGATTTATTCAAAGCTTACACGATATTTGAGAAGAAGTTTGGAAATCGTTCGGGCATTGAGAATGTGATCGTGAACAAACGTAAGTTCCAGTATGAGGAAGAAGTGAAATCGAACCCTCATAATTATGATGCGTGGTTTGACTACTTAAGGTTGGCTGAGGAAGACGGGAGCGAGGAATCAACGAGAGAAGTTTACGAACGAGCCATCGCTAATATACCCCCTGTGTGTGAGAAGAGAAGATGGAAACGATATATTTATCTGTGGATTAATTATGCGTTGTACGAGGAATTGGAAGCAAAAGACATGGATCGTGCACGTCAAGTTTATTCATCGTGTCTTGATGTCATCCCACATAAGAAATTCACTTTCGCCAAAGTTTGGATTATGTTCGCACATTTCGAAATCCGTCAAAACAATTTGCTCGCTGCGCGGAAGATACTAGGTGTGTCAATCGGTAAATGTCCGAAAGATAAATTGTTTCGGAATTATATCGAACTAGAGCTCCAACTGCGTGAGTTCGACCGATGCCGAATGCTGTACGAGAAATTCCTCGAGTTCGGACCTGATAATTGCTCAACTTGGTGGCGTTTCGCTGAGTTGGAGTCGTTGCTGGGCGACACAGATCGTGCTCGAGCGATTTACGAGATCGCGGTCGCTCAACCACGACTCGACATGCCGGAGGTTTTATGGAAATCTTATATCGACTTCGAGTTGGATCAAGACGAGAGAATCCGAGCGAGGAAATTGTTCGAACGTTTGTTGGAACGAACGCAGCATATCAAAGTCTGGATGAGTTTTGCTGCGTTCGAGGCAACGCAGGAGACACCTGATGGCAATGAACGTGCAAGGGCGATTTATAAACAAGCAAACTCAAAGTTACAAACCTCAGGCTCGAAGGAAGAAAGGTTGGTTTTGTTAGAAGCTTGGAAGGTTTTCGAAGAAAAACGTGGAAATGTGGACCAACAGTCATGTGTTGGGAGGTTGTGGCCGAAACGTGtcaagaagaggaagaaggtGACAACGACGACGGGGGTTGACGCGGGGTGGGAGGAATATTACGATTATATTTTCCCTGAAGAAGAACAAGAACAGCCAAACCTTAAACTACTTGCGATGGCTAAACAATGGAAGACAAGCAAAAACGATGAGTCATCGAGTGATGAGTCATCAGAAGAGGGGGATTCCCCTGAATCATAGTTGTGTTTGAACTTTATTTGACCTTTGTGTAATGTACAGTTGATGACGTTTGTAATTAATTAACTCGATATTCGTCTGCAGAAtcagtttaagtttattttgaaatggGAAAATGTTtccaaagtttattttgtttaattttgatgCTGGATGTTTGTTGGTGCGTGAAGGTGGTTGGTATTCGTGACGGTAAGTTCGAAACGCATGTTCCACTTCATAGTGCTAACCAACTTTTATCCCAAGAATCTGTGGCGAGCGTCATAACGGGAGGGGTTGTCACTTTGCATGCCGAGTCAACTTTTAATCTTCGGTTGTTCGGAGATAATTTCACCGAATCATCATCAATCAAGTTTACCGATGAGTCAGCGGAATATGGGAGGTCATGTGACGATCTTGCGATGTCCGGAAAATATTCCGTTCACACGAGGTCCTCGTACTCGGCCATTGTCACGGCAAACATCGACTCCATTGTTCCAAACAATGGGTCATTGTTCTACCTTTGTTTACGCTCAGATGGTGGCTACATCCACCAGGGGGCAGACAAGTGGTTAACAATATTATTGAAACCCCCGGTGGTGCCGGCCGCAAAAAGTTTGCTACCACTCCCATTACAGGTATGCTGTATATAATGGGTAAACGTCTGTCGTTTTGTCACTATATATTCTGTATAACTATTCTTCAATCCCCACCACCATAAACCCCACAATCC is drawn from Ciona intestinalis unplaced genomic scaffold, KH HT000096.1, whole genome shotgun sequence and contains these coding sequences:
- the LOC100184300 gene encoding protein mago nashi homolog, encoding MASEFYLRYYVGHKGKFGHEFLEFEFRPDGKLRYANNSNYKNDTMIRKEAYVHKAVLEELKRVIDDSEIMKEDDTLWPTPDRVGRQELEIVLGKDHISFTTSKIGSLVDVTDCKDSDGLRCFYYLVQDLKCMVFSLIGLHFKIKPI
- the LOC100181928 gene encoding crooked neck-like protein 1, producing the protein METTMGGKQKMPKIAKVNNKAPAPIQITAEQLLREAKERQLENVPPPPKRKITDPQELEEYKLRKRKFYEDALRKNRASIQNWIRYAAFEDNMKEIQRARSVYERGIDVAHRNIPLWLKYAEMEMRNRQINHARNIWDRAVTILPRANQLWYKYVYMEEMLGNVAGCRQVFERWMEWEPDEQAWQSYINFELRYKEIERARQIYERFVYIHPDVKNWIKYGKFEEKFGYVVKSRSVFERGVEFYGDDHLEATLFVGFAKFEERQKEYERARVIYKYAIDRIDKVLAEDLFKAYTIFEKKFGNRSGIENVIVNKRKFQYEEEVKSNPHNYDAWFDYLRLAEEDGSEESTREVYERAIANIPPVCEKRRWKRYIYLWINYALYEELEAKDMDRARQVYSSCLDVIPHKKFTFAKVWIMFAHFEIRQNNLLAARKILGVSIGKCPKDKLFRNYIELELQLREFDRCRMLYEKFLEFGPDNCSTWWRFAELESLLGDTDRARAIYEIAVAQPRLDMPEVLWKSYIDFELDQDERIRARKLFERLLERTQHIKVWMSFAAFEATQETPDGNERARAIYKQANSKLQTSGSKEERLVLLEAWKVFEEKRGNVDQQSCVGRLWPKRVKKRKKVTTTTGVDAGWEEYYDYIFPEEEQEQPNLKLLAMAKQWKTSKNDESSSDESSEEGDSPES